GTAGTCCCCCGATTTGCCGCCGGTCTTGCTAACCAGATGAATATCCTCAATCACCATGGATTTTTCCAACGCCTTCGCCATGTCATAGAGGGTGAGCGCCGCCACGGAAACCGCCGTCAGGGCTTCCATCTCCACCCCCGTCTCTGCCTTGGTTTTCACCTCCGCCCGAATCACCACCCCCGGCAGATCTGGATCCGGCTCTAGGGTCACCTCCACCTTTTGCAGGGGCAGGGGATGGCACAGGGGAATCAGCATCGCTGTTTGCTTCGCCGCCATGATGCCCGCCAGCCGCGCCGTACCTAACACATCACCCTTAGGAGCATTGCCCGCCTGAATCGTCTCCAGAGTCGCCGCCGTCATGCGCACCCGTCCCGTGGCGATCGCCCGTCGGAGGGTCACTGACTTATCAGACACATCCACCATCTGCGCCTGCCCCTGGGCATCTAGATGAGTGAGGGACGTCGCTGCAACCTTGGCCGCTGAACCATCTAAGAAATTTGAAAAATTAGATGACATCTTTTAAGAACCTGTGATAGTATTAGTTTCTGAGCGAGGGCCTGTAGCTCAGTGGACTAGAGCACGTGGCTACGGACCACGGTGTCGGGGGTTCGAATCCCTCCTGGCCCGTTATCAACTTATCAGACCGTAGATTAAAAAGGGTGAGTTCTTTGTGACTCGCCTTTTTTAATATCTAATTTAATGATCTAATTGGAACTGTCTAATTGGGTTCAAGAATCTGCTTCAAA
This is a stretch of genomic DNA from Leptolyngbya sp. CCY15150. It encodes these proteins:
- the moaC gene encoding cyclic pyranopterin monophosphate synthase MoaC; the protein is MSSNFSNFLDGSAAKVAATSLTHLDAQGQAQMVDVSDKSVTLRRAIATGRVRMTAATLETIQAGNAPKGDVLGTARLAGIMAAKQTAMLIPLCHPLPLQKVEVTLEPDPDLPGVVIRAEVKTKAETGVEMEALTAVSVAALTLYDMAKALEKSMVIEDIHLVSKTGGKSGDYSAG